In one Neobacillus sp. WH10 genomic region, the following are encoded:
- the ftsZ gene encoding cell division protein FtsZ has product MLEFDTNLDSLATIKVIGVGGGGNNAVNRMIEHGVQGVEFIAVNTDAQALNLSKAEIKMQIGAKLTRGLGAGANPEVGKKAAEESKEQIEEALRGADMVFVTAGMGGGTGTGAAPVIAQIARDLGALTVGVVTRPFTFEGRKRSNQASGGIGSMKEAVDTLIVIPNDRLLEIVDKSTPMLEAFREADNVLRQGVQGISDLIATPGLINLDFADVKTIMSNKGSALMGIGVATGENRATEAAKKAINSPLLETSIDGAQGVLMNITGGANLSLYEVQEAADIVATATDQEVNMIFGSVINESLKDEIIVTVIATGFNEEVAQPKVTRPSFGQAKPSVGTVKREHKREEAPQEPVRNTNVSQEDALDIPTFLRNRNRRR; this is encoded by the coding sequence ATGTTAGAATTTGATACAAATTTAGATTCTCTTGCAACAATAAAAGTAATCGGCGTAGGCGGTGGAGGTAATAACGCGGTAAACCGAATGATCGAACATGGCGTTCAAGGTGTAGAATTTATCGCAGTTAATACAGATGCTCAAGCCTTAAATCTTTCAAAAGCGGAAATAAAAATGCAGATTGGTGCTAAGCTGACTCGTGGACTCGGAGCTGGGGCTAATCCAGAGGTAGGTAAAAAAGCCGCAGAGGAAAGTAAGGAACAAATTGAAGAAGCACTTCGGGGTGCTGATATGGTATTTGTTACGGCAGGAATGGGTGGAGGAACAGGTACCGGTGCTGCACCAGTTATTGCTCAAATTGCTCGTGACTTAGGTGCCTTGACAGTTGGTGTCGTTACTCGTCCATTCACCTTCGAAGGTAGAAAGCGTTCGAATCAAGCCTCCGGCGGAATTGGTTCCATGAAGGAAGCCGTCGATACACTCATCGTTATCCCAAATGATCGTCTTCTTGAAATTGTTGATAAAAGCACTCCAATGCTTGAGGCTTTCCGTGAGGCAGATAATGTTCTCCGCCAAGGTGTTCAGGGGATTTCCGATTTAATCGCAACACCTGGTTTAATTAACCTAGATTTCGCCGATGTAAAAACGATCATGTCTAATAAGGGATCGGCATTAATGGGTATCGGGGTTGCTACAGGTGAAAACCGTGCTACAGAGGCTGCTAAAAAGGCTATTAATTCCCCGCTATTAGAAACTTCTATTGATGGTGCACAGGGAGTTCTGATGAACATTACTGGCGGCGCAAACTTGAGTCTTTATGAAGTCCAAGAAGCAGCAGATATTGTTGCAACTGCGACCGACCAAGAAGTAAATATGATTTTCGGTTCTGTTATTAATGAATCATTAAAAGATGAAATCATCGTAACCGTTATTGCAACTGGATTTAATGAAGAAGTTGCTCAGCCAAAAGTAACTCGTCCGTCTTTTGGACAAGCAAAACCATCTGTTGGCACTGTCAAGAGAGAGCATAAGCGGGAAGAAGCGCCGCAGGAACCAGTTCGTAACACAAATGTATCCCAAGAGGATGCACTGGATATTCCAACATTCTTACGTAACCGTAATCGTAGAAGATAA
- the spoIIGA gene encoding sigma-E processing peptidase SpoIIGA yields MIVYLDVIWALNLLFDSLLLYLTAIFLKRKIRLWRLLVGGFIGSLIILLSFTPLNVYSSHPISKLICSIMMVLIAFGYKRITFFLKALMTLYVSTFLIGGALLGAHYFIQYNPMLTTKILMSSVKGFGDPISWLFVLIGFPIAWHFSRKNVESMEMTKIQFEQIVCVKLNIEGENMIFKGLVDSGNQLYDPLSKLPVMFVSIKNQLEAIPESIKKLAADPDPLISEIQDFPDEWQNRLRIVPCRVVGKEHQLIVAIQPDLILIEQNGTQYLCEKGLVSFTLQQLSADDAFECIVHPKMLTGPKQQVGSVKVS; encoded by the coding sequence TTGATTGTTTATTTAGATGTAATTTGGGCTCTTAATTTGTTGTTTGATAGCCTTCTCCTTTATTTAACAGCAATTTTTCTGAAAAGAAAAATACGTCTATGGAGATTACTTGTCGGGGGATTTATTGGTTCATTGATTATTTTATTATCGTTCACACCATTAAATGTCTATTCAAGCCATCCAATTTCCAAACTTATTTGTTCGATCATGATGGTTTTAATAGCTTTTGGATATAAGCGGATAACTTTTTTTCTAAAAGCATTAATGACGTTATATGTTTCTACTTTTTTAATTGGCGGGGCATTATTGGGAGCCCATTATTTTATTCAATACAATCCAATGTTAACAACCAAGATTCTCATGTCCAGTGTAAAAGGTTTTGGTGATCCAATTAGTTGGCTTTTTGTTCTAATTGGTTTTCCGATTGCCTGGCACTTCTCAAGAAAAAATGTAGAAAGCATGGAGATGACAAAAATTCAATTCGAACAAATCGTTTGTGTAAAGCTGAATATTGAAGGTGAAAATATGATATTTAAGGGATTAGTGGATAGTGGTAATCAACTATATGATCCCTTGTCGAAGCTCCCTGTTATGTTTGTCTCTATCAAAAACCAATTAGAAGCCATCCCTGAATCAATCAAAAAGCTGGCTGCAGACCCAGATCCACTCATTTCGGAAATCCAAGATTTCCCGGATGAATGGCAAAATAGGCTAAGAATTGTTCCTTGCAGGGTGGTTGGAAAAGAGCATCAGCTCATTGTTGCCATCCAACCCGATCTAATTTTGATCGAACAAAACGGGACTCAATATTTATGTGAAAAAGGTCTTGTCTCCTTTACGTTACAGCAGCTATCGGCCGATGATGCTTTCGAGTGCATAGTTCATCCGAAAATGCTGACTGGTCCAAAACAGCAAGTAGGGTCTGTGAAGGTAAGTTAA
- the sigE gene encoding RNA polymerase sporulation sigma factor SigE: MKKWRLRLSYYWYKLLIKLGIKTDEVFYIGGSEALPPPLSKDEEEMLLKKLPVGDKAARSILIERNLRLVVYIARKFENTGINIEDLISIGTIGLIKAVNTFNPEKKIKLATYASRCIENEILMYLRRNNKIRSEVSFDEPLNIDWDGNELLLSDVLGTDDDIITKDLEANVDRKLLTKALHQLSDREKQIMELRFGLMNGEEKTQKDVADMLGISQSYISRLEKRIIKRLRKEFNKMV; this comes from the coding sequence ATGAAAAAATGGAGACTTCGCTTATCCTATTATTGGTATAAGTTGTTAATTAAATTGGGTATAAAAACGGATGAAGTTTTTTATATTGGCGGAAGCGAAGCCTTGCCGCCTCCTTTAAGTAAAGATGAAGAAGAGATGTTATTAAAAAAACTGCCTGTTGGTGATAAGGCAGCAAGATCGATACTAATTGAACGAAATCTTCGACTTGTTGTTTACATTGCTAGAAAGTTTGAAAATACAGGTATTAATATTGAGGATTTAATCAGTATTGGAACAATTGGATTAATCAAAGCGGTAAATACCTTTAATCCGGAAAAGAAAATTAAACTTGCTACATATGCATCAAGATGTATTGAAAATGAAATTCTCATGTACTTACGACGAAATAATAAGATAAGATCAGAAGTATCTTTTGATGAACCGTTAAACATTGATTGGGATGGTAATGAACTATTATTATCCGATGTATTGGGAACGGATGATGATATAATTACAAAGGATCTAGAAGCGAATGTGGACAGGAAGCTGCTGACAAAAGCATTGCACCAGTTATCCGACCGTGAAAAGCAAATTATGGAGCTCCGGTTTGGTTTAATGAATGGAGAAGAAAAAACACAAAAAGATGTAGCAGATATGTTAGGTATTTCCCAGTCCTACATTTCACGATTAGAAAAGAGAATAATTAAAAGATTAAGAAAAGAATTTAATAAGATGGTATAA
- the sigG gene encoding RNA polymerase sporulation sigma factor SigG yields the protein MTRNKVEICGVDTSKLPVLKNEEMRILFKQMQEGDISAREKLVNGNLRLVLSVIQRFNNRGEFVDDLFQVGCIGLMKSIDNFDLGQNVKFSTYAVPMIIGEIRRYLRDNNPIRVSRSLRDIAYKALQVRERLMSETSREPTAEEIAKVLEVPHEEIVFALDAIQDPVSLFEPIYNDGGDPIYVMDQLSDEKNKDIQWIEEIALKEGMRRLNEREKLILRKRFFQGKTQMEVADEIGISQAQVSRLEKAAIRQMNKNIQS from the coding sequence TTGACTCGAAATAAAGTTGAAATTTGCGGTGTAGACACATCAAAACTTCCTGTTTTAAAGAACGAAGAAATGAGAATACTCTTCAAGCAAATGCAAGAGGGCGATATTAGTGCTCGTGAAAAGCTCGTCAACGGTAATTTACGGCTTGTCCTAAGTGTCATTCAGCGGTTTAACAACCGAGGCGAGTTCGTTGATGACCTGTTTCAGGTTGGCTGTATCGGACTAATGAAATCAATTGATAACTTCGATTTAGGTCAAAATGTAAAGTTTTCCACTTATGCCGTACCAATGATTATAGGAGAAATTCGAAGGTATCTGCGTGATAATAACCCAATTCGTGTTTCTCGTTCATTAAGGGATATCGCCTATAAGGCCCTTCAGGTCAGAGAACGTTTAATGAGCGAAACCTCACGTGAACCGACTGCTGAAGAAATCGCAAAGGTTTTAGAAGTACCACATGAGGAAATCGTCTTTGCTCTTGATGCTATACAAGACCCCGTGTCCTTGTTTGAGCCGATTTACAATGATGGCGGCGACCCAATATATGTGATGGATCAATTAAGTGATGAAAAAAATAAAGATATTCAGTGGATTGAAGAAATAGCTTTAAAAGAAGGGATGCGAAGACTTAACGAACGAGAAAAATTAATTTTACGGAAGCGGTTTTTTCAAGGAAAAACACAGATGGAAGTGGCTGATGAAATTGGGATATCTCAAGCCCAAGTTTCCCGCCTTGAAAAAGCAGCTATTAGACAAATGAATAAAAATATCCAAAGTTAA
- a CDS encoding YlmC/YmxH family sporulation protein: protein MVKISEFQIKDVVNVSDGKRLGNIGDIEINLTTGKIEAVIISGSGRVLGFFGKDEDIVIPWKNIIKIGQDVILVRYKGTVERITEETEV, encoded by the coding sequence GTGGTTAAGATTTCAGAATTCCAGATAAAAGATGTCGTGAATGTCTCGGATGGTAAAAGACTAGGGAATATTGGGGATATCGAGATTAATTTAACAACAGGAAAAATTGAAGCGGTCATTATCTCCGGCAGCGGCAGGGTACTAGGTTTTTTTGGAAAAGATGAAGATATAGTCATTCCTTGGAAAAATATCATTAAAATTGGACAGGATGTTATATTAGTAAGGTATAAAGGTACTGTGGAACGAATAACAGAAGAAACAGAAGTTTAA
- the pgeF gene encoding peptidoglycan editing factor PgeF, producing the protein MEPFVLKNQSYLTIENWIRQYPELIVGFTTKSGGTSKGVFESLNLGFHVGDNRSNVCSNREIVADLLNFPLSHWVGAEQIHDIVLKKITKADRGYGSNSYDNSFKGTDGFYTNEEGILLTLCFADCVPLFFIAPEKKMIGTAHAGWKGTVGQIAKQMILAWGREGIQPEQIFVAIGPSICEKCYIVDERVINFVDKLLEDEAVIPYNLVNEGQYSLNLRELNRQILLAAGVPDKNILQTKFCSSCNNEEFFSHRRDKGKTGRMLSFIGWKETVDRL; encoded by the coding sequence ATGGAACCCTTTGTTTTAAAAAATCAGTCCTATTTAACAATTGAAAACTGGATTAGGCAATATCCAGAATTAATTGTCGGTTTTACAACCAAAAGTGGAGGTACGAGCAAAGGAGTCTTTGAATCGCTTAACCTAGGCTTTCATGTTGGTGATAATCGCTCAAATGTTTGTTCAAATAGAGAAATAGTGGCTGACTTGCTTAATTTCCCTCTAAGTCATTGGGTTGGGGCAGAACAAATACATGACATTGTATTGAAGAAGATTACAAAAGCAGATCGTGGATATGGGTCCAATTCCTATGACAATTCCTTTAAAGGTACTGATGGTTTTTATACAAATGAAGAGGGCATCCTGCTAACGCTTTGTTTTGCTGACTGTGTCCCTCTTTTTTTTATTGCACCTGAAAAAAAGATGATTGGTACGGCACACGCTGGTTGGAAAGGGACAGTTGGGCAAATCGCAAAGCAAATGATATTGGCCTGGGGCAGAGAAGGAATTCAACCTGAACAGATTTTTGTTGCTATTGGACCGTCTATTTGTGAAAAATGTTATATTGTAGATGAGCGCGTTATTAACTTTGTGGATAAATTACTAGAAGATGAAGCAGTAATACCCTATAATTTAGTTAATGAAGGGCAATATTCATTAAATTTACGTGAATTAAACAGGCAAATTCTTCTCGCTGCGGGTGTTCCAGATAAAAATATTCTCCAGACTAAATTTTGCTCTAGCTGTAACAATGAGGAATTTTTTTCTCACCGCCGCGATAAAGGTAAGACTGGAAGAATGCTGAGCTTTATTGGCTGGAAGGAGACTGTGGATCGTTTATGA
- a CDS encoding YggS family pyridoxal phosphate-dependent enzyme — MRVAENLKQISQQINEACLKVHRTADEVKLIAVTKYVSTERAREALNAGIKNLGENRDDGLLEKWKVLKDKPHWHYIGTLQTRKVKNIIDKVDYIHSLDRLSLAEEINKRANHKVKCLVQVNITGEESKHGLSLDEAISFIGSLQPYENISVEGLMTMAPLTDDDQILRDCFRKLRELRDQVQALHLNFAPCTELSMGMSNDFTIAIEEGATMVRIGTALVGENG, encoded by the coding sequence ATGAGAGTTGCTGAAAATCTAAAACAAATTAGTCAACAAATAAATGAAGCATGCCTAAAAGTACATCGGACAGCTGATGAAGTGAAATTGATTGCTGTAACAAAATATGTTAGTACGGAAAGAGCAAGAGAAGCGCTAAATGCAGGGATAAAAAATCTCGGTGAAAATCGTGATGATGGGCTGCTTGAAAAGTGGAAAGTATTAAAGGACAAGCCCCATTGGCACTATATTGGTACACTTCAAACACGCAAGGTAAAAAATATTATTGATAAGGTCGATTATATTCATTCTTTAGATCGTCTATCACTTGCTGAAGAAATCAATAAGCGAGCAAATCATAAGGTAAAATGTCTCGTACAGGTCAATATTACTGGTGAAGAATCAAAGCATGGCTTATCCCTTGATGAAGCAATTTCTTTTATTGGTTCACTGCAGCCATATGAAAATATTAGTGTGGAAGGTTTAATGACAATGGCACCCTTAACAGATGATGACCAGATTCTTCGCGATTGTTTTCGAAAACTAAGGGAACTTCGTGATCAAGTTCAAGCCTTACATTTAAATTTCGCGCCTTGCACAGAACTGTCGATGGGAATGTCGAATGATTTTACAATTGCTATTGAAGAAGGGGCAACAATGGTTAGAATAGGCACAGCACTTGTAGGTGAAAATGGTTAG
- a CDS encoding cell division protein SepF yields MKIKSKLKTFFFLDDEYDDNNDEDVEAVEPIKQKHQPVKSQNVVSLQSVQKSTSSANAGKSSKVVLVEPRAYSESTEIADQLKNRRAVVVNLQRIDNEQGRQIIDFLSGVVYAIGGDIQKIGSSIFLCTPDNVEVSGNISELFFDHENQNTRW; encoded by the coding sequence ATGAAGATCAAATCAAAACTAAAAACATTTTTCTTTTTAGATGATGAATATGATGATAACAATGATGAGGATGTAGAGGCGGTTGAGCCAATAAAACAAAAACACCAGCCAGTGAAAAGTCAAAATGTTGTTAGTCTTCAAAGCGTACAAAAGTCTACAAGTTCTGCAAATGCCGGTAAGTCGTCAAAGGTAGTATTAGTGGAGCCTCGAGCTTATTCAGAGTCAACTGAGATTGCCGATCAACTAAAAAACCGCCGTGCTGTAGTAGTGAACCTGCAGCGCATTGATAATGAACAAGGCCGGCAAATTATCGACTTTTTAAGCGGGGTAGTCTATGCCATTGGAGGAGACATTCAAAAAATCGGTTCAAGTATTTTTTTATGTACTCCTGATAATGTAGAGGTGTCTGGGAATATTTCAGAGTTATTCTTTGACCATGAAAATCAAAATACAAGGTGGTAA
- a CDS encoding YggT family protein — MAFVFNLLQQIITIYSWALIIYILMSWFPNARESSIGQFLARICEPYLEPFRKIIPPIGMIDISPIVAFLVLNLAVKGLNSVFLWLI, encoded by the coding sequence ATGGCATTTGTTTTTAATCTATTACAGCAGATAATCACGATTTATTCTTGGGCATTAATTATATATATATTAATGTCATGGTTTCCAAATGCAAGAGAATCCTCAATTGGTCAATTCTTAGCAAGAATCTGTGAACCATATTTAGAGCCATTTAGAAAAATAATACCACCAATTGGGATGATAGATATTTCTCCAATTGTTGCCTTTCTTGTATTAAACCTAGCTGTAAAAGGGCTGAACAGTGTTTTCTTATGGCTTATTTAA
- a CDS encoding RNA-binding protein yields the protein MNIYQHFRPEEREYIDQVLHWKTYVETQYNPKLTDFLDPREQHILKMLIGENGEVRYKLFGGSHDVERKRAYIFPEYLTASENDFQICLFEIDYPAKFVTIEHRQVLGTLMSLGLKRGKFGDILMKDGKIQFFSAKEISDYIKSNVESIGRAGVKLVETNIANAIVAKELWEERDLTVSSLRLDTVISGIYQVSRQKSLVFIQQGLVRVNWTLIENPSFICEAGDMISVRGFGRAKLIDVEGKTKKEKWRISVKKQK from the coding sequence ATGAATATTTATCAGCATTTCAGACCGGAAGAACGAGAATATATAGACCAGGTATTACATTGGAAAACTTATGTTGAGACACAATATAACCCTAAACTAACAGATTTTCTGGATCCAAGAGAGCAGCATATTCTCAAAATGCTAATTGGAGAAAATGGCGAGGTAAGATACAAGCTTTTTGGCGGCAGTCATGATGTAGAACGAAAAAGGGCTTATATTTTCCCAGAGTATTTGACTGCAAGTGAAAATGATTTCCAAATTTGCCTCTTTGAAATTGATTATCCCGCTAAGTTCGTGACAATTGAACACAGACAGGTTTTAGGGACACTTATGTCTTTAGGGTTAAAGCGAGGGAAGTTTGGTGACATCCTTATGAAGGATGGGAAGATCCAGTTTTTCTCTGCGAAGGAAATAAGTGACTATATAAAAAGCAATGTCGAATCGATCGGCAGGGCTGGGGTAAAATTGGTTGAAACAAATATTGCAAATGCCATTGTCGCAAAAGAATTATGGGAAGAGCGGGATTTAACAGTATCTTCATTACGTCTGGATACTGTCATATCTGGTATTTATCAAGTATCAAGGCAAAAATCCCTAGTGTTTATTCAACAGGGACTTGTTAGAGTGAACTGGACATTAATCGAAAATCCGTCATTTATTTGTGAAGCTGGAGACATGATTTCAGTAAGAGGATTTGGAAGGGCAAAACTGATCGATGTTGAGGGTAAAACAAAAAAAGAAAAATGGCGAATTAGTGTCAAGAAACAAAAATAA
- a CDS encoding DivIVA domain-containing protein gives MPLTPLDIHNKEFNKGFRGYDEDEVNEFLDQVIKDYELVLREKKEIEEHLKEMKERLAHFENIEETLNKSIVIAQEAGEDVKRNAQKEAKLIIKEAEKNSDRIVNESLSKARKIALEIEDLKKQSKVFRTRFKMLIEAQLDMLNTDDWDHLLEYEIDASELKIHQEEDSLA, from the coding sequence ATGCCGTTAACGCCGTTAGATATTCATAATAAAGAGTTTAATAAAGGTTTTCGCGGGTACGATGAAGATGAAGTGAATGAATTTCTTGATCAAGTCATTAAGGATTATGAACTAGTACTCAGAGAAAAAAAAGAAATAGAAGAGCACTTGAAGGAAATGAAAGAGCGTCTTGCCCATTTTGAGAATATAGAGGAAACACTTAACAAATCAATCGTTATTGCTCAAGAAGCAGGTGAAGATGTAAAACGTAATGCCCAAAAGGAAGCAAAGTTAATTATTAAAGAAGCCGAAAAAAATTCGGATCGGATTGTAAATGAATCTTTATCGAAAGCGAGAAAAATCGCGCTTGAAATTGAGGATTTGAAGAAGCAGTCAAAAGTGTTTCGAACACGATTCAAAATGTTGATTGAAGCTCAACTTGATATGCTGAATACGGATGATTGGGATCATTTGTTAGAATATGAAATAGATGCATCAGAGTTAAAAATTCATCAAGAAGAGGATTCCTTAGCTTGA